The following are encoded in a window of Vigna unguiculata cultivar IT97K-499-35 chromosome 8, ASM411807v1, whole genome shotgun sequence genomic DNA:
- the LOC114195294 gene encoding synaptotagmin-2-like gives MGILSTITTSLGFGVGTSIGLVIGYYMFIYFQPTDVKDPIIQPLVEVDPKALQQMFPEIPSWVKNPDYDRLDWLNKFIEYMWPYLDKAICKTARTIAKPIIAEQIPKYKIDSVEFEELNLGCLPPTFQGMKVYTTDEKELIMEPSVKWAGNPNITVVVKAFGLRATVQVVDLQVFASPRITLKPLVPSFPCFANIYVSLMEKPHVDFGLKLLGADVMSIPGLYRIVQEIIKDQVAKMYLWPKALEVQIMDPTKAMKLPVGILHVKVVGAEKLKKKDILGASDPYVKLKLTEEKLPSKKTTVKYKNLNPEWNEEFSIVVKDPESQVLELIVYDWEQIGKHEKMGMNVIPLKEITPDEPKVMTLNLLKTLDPNDPENEKSRGQLTVEVLYKPFKEDELPHNAEDSNAIEKAPEGTPASGGLLVITVHEAEDVEGKHHTNPFARLLFKGEERRTKHVKKNRDPRWGESFQFMLEEPPSNERLYVEVQSVSSKLGLLHPKESLGYVDIKLSDVVTNKRINEKYHLIDSRNGRIQIELQWRTP, from the exons ATGGGAATTTTGAGCACTATAACAACTTCTTTAGGATTTGGAGTGGGAACTTCAATTGGGCTAGTGATTGGCTACTATATGTTCATATACTTCCAGCCAACTGATGTTAAG GATCCAATAATTCAACCCTTGGTTGAGGTAGATCCCAAAGCTCTACAACAGATGTTTCCAGAGATACCCTCTTGGGTTAAAAATCCAGACTATGACCGT CTTGATtggcttaacaaatttattgaGTATATGTGGCCTTATCTGGACAAG GCAATTTGCAAGACTGCAAGGACTATAGCAAAGCCCATTATTGCTGAGCAAATTCCTAAGTACAAAATTGACTCAGTTGAATTTGAAGAACTTAACTTGGGTTGTCTGCCACCAACTTTTCAAG GAATGAAAGTCTACACTACTGATGAAAAGGAGTTGATCATGGAACCATCAGTGAAGTGGGCTGGGAATCCTAATATTACTGTTGTAGTTAAAGCATTTGGGCTTCGAGCCACAGTGCAG GTTGTTGATCTGCAAGTATTTGCTTCTCCACGTATAACTCTGAAGCCTCTGGTTCCAAGTTTCCCATGTTTTGCCAATATTTACGTGTCTCTCATGGAGAAG CCTCATGTTGATTTTGGACTAAAACTTCTTGGAGCTGATGTAATGTCTATTCCTGGTCTTTATAGGATTGTCCAG GAAATCATCAAAGATCAAGTTGCAAAAATGTATCTATGGCCAAAGGCATTAGAGGTTCAAATAATGGATCCAACAAA GGCCATGAAATTGCCAGTTGGAATTCTTCATGTGAAAGTTGTGGGGGCAGAGAAGCTTAAAAAGAAAGACATACTAGGGGCATCAGACCCTTATGTGAAACTCAAACTCACAGAAGAGAAACTTCCTTCAAAGAAAACAACCGTgaaatacaagaatttgaatCCAGAATGGAATGAGGAATTCAGTATAGTTGTCAAAGATCCAGAATCTCAGGTCTTGGAGCTAATTGTTTATGACTGGGAGCAG ATTGGGAAGCATGAAAAGATGGGTATGAATGTGATTCCATTGAAAGAGATTACTCCTGATGAACCAAAAGTGATGACTCTAAATTTACTCAAGACCTTGGACCCTAATGATCCTGAGAATGAAAAGTCACGTGGACAACTCACTGTAGAAGTTCTGTACAAACCCTTTAAGGAGGATGAGTTACCTCACAATGCAGAAGATTCCAATGCAATAGAAAAAGCTCCAGAAGGAACACCTGCAAGTGGTGGTTTACTTGTTATCACTGTCCATGAAGCTGAAGATGTTGAAGGAAAACACCACACAAATCCGTTTGCACGGTTGCTATTTAAAGGAGAAGAGAGAAGAACTAAG CATGTAAAGAAAAACAGAGATCCAAGATGGGGTGAGTCGTTTCAGTTTATGCTTGAGGAACCTCCCTCTAATGAGAGACTATATGTTGAAGTGCAAAGTGTGTCCTCAAAGCTTGGCCTTCTGCATCCTAAG GAAAGTTTGGGTTACGTGGATATAAAATTGTCTGATGTTGTTACCAACAAGAGAATCAACGAGAAGTATCATCTTATTGACTCAAGAAATGGAAGGATTCAAATTGAGCTTCAGTGGAGAACTCCATGA
- the LOC114194204 gene encoding uncharacterized protein LOC114194204, producing MNGVLKAHQDEHRVIAPTNQNRMKIQKKKFMSNPCYNVGTYEGTYVGLMNLPPSYPFELSSSFYYHHHQKQQQPPLLPLPAVSPSVVNNGRNRSKEFSNRKPKQTTREELKKKPTMAFRTTPVGYTSSFRSTAMAGKGFGYGAENVDFSSWVFNLSPPPSSLPVPKFCVRRSKLSCNAETN from the coding sequence ATGAATGGTGTTTTGAAAGCTCACCAAGATGAACACAGAGTCATTGCTCCAACCAACCAAAACAGAATGAAAATCCAGAAGAAGAAGTTCATGTCAAATCCTTGTTACAACGTTGGAACCTACGAAGGAACCTACGTAGGTCTCATGAATCTTCCTCCTTCGTATCCATTTGAGTTGTCTTCTTCCTTTTACTATCATCATCACCAAAAGCAGCAACAACCGCCACTGCTTCCTTTACCCGCAGTTTCTCCGAGTGTTGTCAACAATGGAAGAAACAGAAGCAAAGAATTTTCCAACAGAAAACCAAAGCAAACTACGAGAGAGGAACTCAAGAAGAAACCAACAATGGCGTTTCGTACAACTCCTGTGGGTTATACGTCGTCGTTTAGGTCAACGGCAATGGCAGGGAAAGGTTTTGGATATGGCGCCGAAAACGTGGATTTTTCAAGTTGGGTCTTTAATTTGTCACCGCCACCAAGCAGTTTGCCGGTGCCAAAGTTTTGTGTGAGAAGATCAAAGCTTAGTTGCAATGCAGAGACAAATTAA
- the LOC114193387 gene encoding ABC transporter B family member 13-like has translation MAEVELVPPQGVPPKTDQQTKTESVSFFGLFATADSTDCVLMFLGSVGSCLHGAALPVFFILFGRMIDSLGHLSNNPHKLSSRVSEHALYLVYLGGVVLVSAWMGVAFWMQTGERQTARLRLKYLLAVLKKDISFFDNEARDANIIFHISSDAILVQDAIGDKTGHAIRYLSQFIVGFAIGFTSVWQLTLLTLAVVPLIALAGGAYTIIMSTLSEKGEAAYAEAGKVAEEVISQVRTVYSFVGEEKAIGSYSKSLDNALKLGKKGGVAKGVGVGFTYGLLFCAWALLLWYAGILVRHHKTNGGKAFTTIINVIFSGFALGQAAPNLGSIAKGRAAAANIMNMIASASSNSKKLDDGNVVPLVAGEIEFHEVCFSYPSRTNMIFEKLSFSVSAGKTIAVVGPSGSGKSTIVSLIQRFYDPTSGKILLDGYDLKNLQLKWLREQMGLVSQEPALFATTIAGNILFGKEDADMDKVIQASMAANAHSFIQGLPDGYQTQVGEGGTQLSGGQKQRIAIARAVIRNPKLLLLDEATSALDSESELIVQQALEKIMSNRTTIIVAHRLSTIRDVDTIIVLKNGQVVESGTHLELMSKNGEYVNLVSLQASQNLSNSRSISRSESSRNSSFREPAENMTLEEQLMLDTRGELESSDQHLPSKTTSAPTILDLLKLNAPEWPYAIFGSVGAILAGMEAPLFALGITHILTAFYSPQSSKIKQEVDRVALIFLGVAVITVPIYLLLHYFYTLMGEHLTARVRLLMFSAILNNEVAWFDKDENNTGSLTAMLAADATLVRSALADRLSTIVQNVALTVTAFVIGFTLSWKLTAVVVACLPLLIGASITEQLFLKGFGGDYSHAYSKATSLAREAIANIRTVAAFGAEDRISIRFASELNKPNKQALLRGHISGFGYGITQLLAFCSYALGLWYASVLIKKKESNFGDIMKSFMVLIITSLAIAETLALTPDIVKGSQALGSVFGILQRRTSITPDDPNSKIVTVVKGEIEFRNVSFKYPMRPDITIFQNLNLRVSAGKSLAVVGQSGSGKSTVISLVMRFYDPDSGSVLIDECDIKTLNLRSLRLRIGLVQQEPALFSTTVYENIKYGKEEASEIEVMKAAKAANAHEFISRMPEGYETEVGERGVQLSGGQKQRVAIARAILKDPSILLLDEATSALDTVSERLVQEALDKLMEGRTTILVAHRLSTVRDADSIVVLQNGSVAEMGSHERLMAKPRSIYKQLVSLQHESLDQEKH, from the exons ATGGCTGAAGTGGAACTCGTTCCTCCACAAGGCGTGCCACCTAAAACCGACCAACAAACCAAAACTGAGAGTGTGTCGTTTTTTGGCTTGTTTGCTACAGCTGATTCAACTGACTGTGTCTTAATGTTCCTCGGAAGTGTCGGTTCTTGTCTCCATGGTGCTGCTCTTCCtgttttcttcattttgtttGGTCGCATGATCGACTCTTTGGGACATCTTTCTAACAATCCTCACAAATTGTCCTCCAGAGTTTCTGAG CATGCTTTGTATTTGGTCTACCTTGGTGGAGTTGTTCTGGTATCTGCTTGGATGG GAGTAGCGTTCTGGATGCAAACAGGGGAGAGGCAAACGGCACGTTTGCGTTTGAAGTATTTGCTGGCAGTGCTGAAGAAGGATATTAGTTTCTTTGACAACGAAGCCAGGGATGCCAATATCATTTTCCACATCTCAAGTGATGCAATACTGGTACAAGATGCTATTGGTGACAAG ACAGGGCACGCCATTCGTTACCTCTCTCAATTCATCGTTGGATTTGCCATTGGATTTACCTCAGTGTGGCAGCTCACACTACTCACCTTGGCTGTGGTTCCACTTATAGCTCTAGCAGGGGGAGCTTATACAATAATCATGTCTACTTTATCAGAAAAGGGTGAAGCAGCTTATGCTGAGGCTGGGAAGGTTGCAGAAGag GTGATTTCTCAAGTGCGTACTGTTTACTCATTTGTAGGAGAAGAGAAAGCAATTGGTTCATACTCAAAGTCTCTTGATAATGCTCTGAAACTGGGCAAGAAGGGTGGTGTGGCAAAAGGAGTTGGAGTAGGCTTCACATATGGCTTGTTATTTTGTGCTTGGGCATTGCTTCTATGGTATGCTGGCATACTTGTGAGGCATCACAAGACAAATGGAGGAAAAGCcttcacaacaataatcaatGTCATCTTTAGTGGATT TGCTCTTGGTCAAGCTGCTCCAAATCTTGGTTCCATTGCAAAAGGGCGTGCTGCTGCAGCCAACATCATGAACATGATTGCGTCGGCTTCAAGCAATTCTAAAAAGTTGGATGATGGCAATGTTGTGCCACTGGTTGCTGGGGAAATTGAATTTCATGAGGTCTGTTTTTCGTACCCCTCAAGAACCAACATGATCTTTGAAAAATTGAGCTTCTCAGTGAGTGCTGGCAAGACTATAGCAGTTGTTGGTCCCAGTGGTTCAGGAAAGAGCACGATTGTTTCACTTATTCAACGGTTCTATGACCCCACTTCAG GTAAGATCCTGTTGGATGGATATGACCTAAAGAATCTTCAATTGAAATGGTTGAGAGAACAGATGGGCTTGGTTAGTCAAGAACCAGCACTATTTGCAACAACAATAGCTGGAAATATCTTATTTGGAAAAGAAGATGCAGACATGGATAAAGTCATACAAGCTTCCATGGCTGCAAATGCTCATTCTTTTATTCAAGGATTGCCTGATGGTTATCAAACTCAG GTTGGAGAGGGTGGCACCCAACTTTCAGGGGGGCAGAAGCAAAGAATTGCCATTGCAAGAGCAGTGATCAGAAATCCAAAACTATTGCTTCTAGACGAGGCCACAAGTGCTCTAGATTCTGAATCAGAACTCATTGTCCAACAGGCATTGGAAAAAATAATGTCAAACAGAACAACAATAATTGTTGCTCATAGATTATCCACTATACGAGATGTAGATACAATCATTGTGTTGAAGAACGGCCAGGTGGTTGAAAGTGGAACTCATCTGGAATTGATGTCCAAAAATGGAGAGTATGTGAATCTGGTGAGTTTGCAGGCATCACAGAACCTCTCAAACTCTAGATCAATATCTCGCTCTGAAAGTTCAAGAAATTCTAGTTTTAGAGAACCTGCAGAGAACATGACCTTAGAGGAACAACTGATGTTGGACACTAGAGGAGAATTGGAATCAAGTGATCAACACTTGCCATCAAAGACAACTTCAGCTCCAACAATTTTGGATTTACTGAAACTGAATGCTCCAGAATGGCCCTATGCAATATTTGGGTCGGTAGGTGCAATATTGGCTGGCATGGAAGCCCCTCTCTTTGCACTTGGAATCACTCACATTTTGACTGCATTTTATTCTCCTCAGAGTTCTAAAATCAAGCAAGAAGTAGATCGTGTAGCTTTGATATTTCTTGGAGTGGCTGTTATTACTGTACCTATTTATCTATTGCTTCACTACTTTTATACATTGATGGGAGAACATCTCACTGCCCGTGTACGTTTATTAATGTTCTCAG CTATTCTCAACAATGAAGTTGCATGGTTTGATAAAGATGAGAACAACACTGGCTCACTGACAGCCATGCTAGCTGCGGATGCAACACTAGTGAGAAGTGCTCTAGCTGATAGACTCTCAACCATTGTGCAAAATGTAGCCCTCACTGTCACAGCTTTTGTTATTGGCTTCACATTGAGTTGGAAACTAACAGCAGTGGTTGTAGCATGCCTTCCCCTTCTCATAGGAGCTTCTATCACTGAG CAATTATTTCTGAAGGGGTTTGGAGGAGATTACAGCCATGCTTACTCTAAGGCAACTTCTTTGGCTCGTGAAGCTATTGCCAACATACGAACTGTTGCTGCGTTTGGCGCCGAAGATCGAATCTCAATCCGGTTTGCATCTGAATTGAACAAACCTAACAAACAAGCTCTTCTACGGGGCCACATATCAGGTTTTGGCTATGGCATAACCCAGCTATTGGCTTTCTGTTCCTATGCACTTGGCCTTTGGTATGCATCAGTTTTAATCAAGAAGAAAGAGTCAAATTTTGGAGACATCATGAAGTCCTTCATGGTCTTAATCATCACTTCTCTGGCAATAGCAGAAACACTAGCTCTTACCCCAGACATTGTGAAGGGATCACAGGCACTGGGATCGGTTTTCGGCATTCTCCAAAGGAGAACATCCATCACCCCAGATGATCCCAACTCAAAGATTGTAACTGTTGTCAAAGGAGAGATAGAGTTTAGAAACGTAAGCTTCAAGTACCCTATGAGACCCGACATCACCATATTTCAGAACTTGAATCTCAGAGTCTCAGCAGGGAAGAGTCTGGCAGTAGTGGGCCAAAGTGGTTCAGGGAAAAGCACAGTGATTTCATTGGTAATGAGGTTTTATGACCCTGATTCTGGATCAGTCCTCATAGATGAATGTGACatcaaaaccctaaacctgagaTCCTTAAGGCTGAGAATAGGATTGGTTCAGCAAGAACCTGCTTTGTTCTCAACCACAGTTTATGAAAACATCAAGTATGGGAAAGAGGAGGCATCAGAAATAGAGGTGATGAAGGCAGCGAAAGCAGCAAATGCTCATGAATTCATCAGCAGAATGCCTGAAGGGTACGAAACTGAGGTGGGTGAGAGAGGGGTGCAGTTGTCAGGGGGACAAAAACAGAGAGTTGCAATTGCTAGAGCTATTTTGAAAGATCCATCAATTCTTTTGTTGGATGAAGCCACAAGTGCTTTGGACACAGTATCAGAGAGGCTGGTCCAAGAGGCTCTGGATAAACTAATGGAAGGTAGAACAACAATTTTGGTAGCTCACAGGCTATCAACTGTTCGTGACGCTGACAGCATTGTAGTGCTGCAAAATGGCAGTGTTGCCGAAATGGGAAGCCATGAGAGGCTCATGGCCAAACCTAGAAGCATCTATAAGCAATTGGTTAGTCTACAGCATGAATCGCTTGACCAAGAAAAACATTGA
- the LOC114194546 gene encoding vacuolar protein sorting-associated protein 35B-like — translation MIAERFEDEEKWLAEGIAGIQHNAFFMHRALDEDNLRDALKYSAQMLSELRTSRLSPHKYYELYMRAFDELRRLEMFFKDERRHGVAIADLYELVQHAGNILPRLYLLCTVGSAYLRSKDAPVKDVLKDLVEMCRAVQHPIRGLFLRSYLSQVSKDKLPDIGYEHEEGESNDVMVAVEFVLQNFTEMNKLWVRLQLQHQGPSRIREKREKERNELRDLVGKNLHVLSQIEGVNLEMYKDIVLPSVLEQVVNCNDELAQFYLMECIIQVFPDEYHLQTLETLLGACPQLQPTVDIKTVLSQLMDRLSNYAASNIEVLPEFLQVEAFAKLSTAIGRVIEAQVDMPIVGAIALHVSLLTFTLRVHPDRFDYVDQVLGSCVKKLSGKPKLDDSRATKQVVALLSAPLDKYNDIVTALTLSNYPRVMDHLDHETNKVMAMVIIQSIMKNNTCISTADKVEVLFELIKGLIMDLDGTIVDEVDEEDFNEEQNSVARLIHMLHNDEPEEMFKIICTVKKHIMSGGPRRLPFTVPSLIFSALRLIRQLHGQDGDIVGEEVPTTPKKIFQLLNEIIEALSSVSSPELALRLYLQCAEAANDCDLEPVAYEFFTQAFVLYEEEIADSKAQVTAIHLIIGSLQRMNVFGVENRDTLTHKATGYSAKLLKKPDQCRAVYACSHLFWLDDQDGIKDGERVLLCLKRALRIANAAQQMANVARGSSGPVTLFVEILNKYIYYFEKGNPQITSATIQGLIELITTEMQSDSASALPASDAFFTSTLRYIQFQKQKGGILGEKYDPIKV, via the exons ATGATTGCAGAGAGATTCGAGGACGAAGAAAAATGGCTCGCCGAGGGTATCGCCGGGATTCAGCACAACGCATTCTTCATGCATCGCGCACTG GATGAAGACAATCTCAGAGACGCTCTCAAGTACTCTGCGCAGATGCTATCGGAGCTTCGAACTTCTAGGCTCTCACCGCACAAATACTACGAACtgt ATATGAGAGCCTTCGATGAGCTTCGGAGGCTGGAGATGTTCTTCAAAGACGAAAGAAGACACGGCGTTGCAATTGCTGATCTATACGAGCTTGTTCAGCACGCTGGAAATATATTGCCTAGACT GTATCTGCTTTGCACGGTAGGATCTGCTTACCTTAGAAGCAAGGATGCTCCAGTAAAAGATGTTCTTAAAGATCTAGTGGAAATGTGTCGCGCTGTTCAGCATCCAATTCGCGGTCTGTTTTTGAGGAGCTACCTTTCTCAAGTCAGTAAAGATAAATTGCCTGATATTGGATATGAACatgaagaggg GGAATCTAATGATGTGATGGTTGCAGTTGAATTTGTTTTACAGAATTTCACTGAAATGAATAAGCTGTGGGTTCGGTTGCAGTTGCAGCATCAG GGACCCAGTCGGATAAGAGAGAAGAGGGAAAAAGAAAGGAACGAGCTTCGTGATCTt GTAGGGAAGAATCTGCACGTTCTGAGTCAGATAGAGGGTGTGAACCTTGAGATGTACAAAGACATCGTCCTTCCAAGTGTCTTAGAGCAG GTTGTCAACTGTAATGACGAGCTTGCCCAATTTTATCTTATGGAGTGTATAATCCAGGTTTTTCCTGACGAGTACCATTTGCAGACACTTGAGACACTGTTAGGTGCTTGCCCCCAATTGCAG CCCACAGTAGACATCAAAACAGTGTTATCTCAGTTGATGGACAGGTTGTCAAATTATGCTGCCTCTAATATTGAA GTATTGCCTGAATTTCTTCAAGTGGAAGCATTTGCTAAACTAAGCACAGCAATAGGCAGG GTGATAGAAGCACAAGTTGACATGCCTATAGTAGGAGCAATTGCTTTGCATGTTTCTCTTCTTACATTTACTCTCCGTGTTCATCCAGATCGATTTGATTATGTGGACCAAGTACTG GGATCATGTGTGAAGAAGCTTTCTGGAAAACCAAAGCTTGATGACAGTAGAGCAACAAAGCAAGTCGTAGCACTTTTAAGTGCTCCACTAGATAAATACAATGATATTGTGACTGCACTGACACTTTCTAATTATCCTCGTGTAATGGATCATCTTGATCATGAAACAAATAAAGTCATGGCCATGGTTATTATCCAAAGTATTATGAAGAATAACACTTGCATCTCTACTGCTGATAAg GTTGaagttttatttgaattaataaaaGGGCTTATAATGGATTTGGATGGAACAATTGTGGACGAG GTTGACGAAGAAGATTTCAATGAGGAACAAAATTCTGTTGctcgtctcatacacatgctTCATAACGATGAACCAGAAGAAATGTTCAAG ATAATATGTACCGTTAAGAAGCATATTATGAGTGGAGGACCAAGACGCTTGCCTTTTACAGTTCCTTCCTTGATATTTTCTGCACTCAGG TTGATCAGGCAGTTGCATGGCCAAGATGGAGATATAGTTGGAGAAGAAGTTCCTACAacaccaaaaaaaatatttcagcTTTTAAATGAg ATAATTGAAGCTCTTTCTTCTGTGTCATCTCCTGAATTGGCGTTAAGACTGTATCTGCAATGTGCTGAG GCTGCTAATGACTGCGACCTTGAGCCTGTTGCTTACGAATTTTTCACTCAGGCATTTGTATTATATGAAGAAGAAATTGCG GACTCTAAAGCCCAGGTAACTGcaattcatttaattattgGGTCTCTTCAGAGAATGAACGTCTTTGGTGTTGAGAACAGGGATACATTAACACACAAGGCAACAGGG TATTCAGCGAAGCTTTTGAAGAAACCTGATCAATGCCGAGCAGTTTATGCATGTTCTCATCTCTTTTGGCTTGATGATCAAGATGGTATTAAAGATGGAGAAAG GGTGTTGCTTTGCCTTAAGCGTGCTTTGAGGATTGCAAATGCTGCTCAACAAATGGCCAATGTAGCAAGGGGTAGCAGCGGTCCAGTAACACTATTTGTTGAAATACTGAACAA gtacatatattattttgagaAAGGAAACCCGCAGATCACTAGTGCTACTATCCAGGGGCTTATAGAATTGATCACGACTGAGATGCAGAGTGACTCTGCATCAGCCCTCCCAGCCTCAGATGCTTTTTTTACCAGCACATTGAGGTACATCCAATTCCAAAAACAGAAGGGTGGTATACTTGGTGAAAAATATGACCCTATCAAGGTCTAA
- the LOC114194205 gene encoding transcription factor bHLH52-like encodes MSLSKFFDWNTVQISDSEEASLLNEAMAEEPNIQHLFPYSDESFFLSNALFEYTIDPNGGFLCPSDIHSPFDPFDPFTSLPHHQIFPTHEEYYDPLPKRQKFFCDEQQELSPPEGFVNGYSFQPEETQQQQQQLFSMDNQCEEKGNKERTISPQSVAARERRRKITNKTQELGKLVPGGTKMNTAEMLHAAAKYVKYLQVQVEMLELMNSLEHEDKAAPPSEILHGLVVSPFVQEKLYAGEKCFLPKETVTTLTDLEVVRSKPTMVEELKQLIGTDIEKEKQE; translated from the exons ATGTCGTTAAGCAAGTTTTTCGATTGGAACACTGTTCAAATCTCCGATTCAGAAGAAGCAAGCCTCCTTAACGAAGCCATGGCAGAAGAACCAAATATCCAGCACCTGTTTCCATACTCAGATGAAAGCTTTTTCCTTTCAAACGCGCTTTTTGAGTACACCATTGACCCAAACGGTGGTTTTCTCTGTCCTTCAGATATTCACTCTCCTTTTGATCCTTTTGATCCTTTCACTTCACTCCCTCATCATCAAATCTTCCCAACTCATGAAGAATATTACGATCCTCTCCCAAAACGCCAAAAGTTCTTCTGCGACGAACAACAAGAGCTTTCACCACCAGAAGGGTTTGTTAATGGCTACTCTTTTCAACCAGAAGagacacaacaacaacaacagcagTTATTTTCTATGGATAATCAATGCGAGGAGAAGGGTAATAAAGAGAGAACCATATCTCCACAGAGTGTAGCCgcaagagaaagaagaagaaagattaCGAATAAGACACAAGAGCTTGGTAAGTTGGTGCCTGGTGGAACCAAAATGAACACTGCTGAGATGCTTCATGCAGCTGCAAAGTATGTTAAGTACCTCCAAGTTCAAGTTGAAATGCTTGAACTCATGAACTCATTAGAG CATGAAGATAAAGCAGCACCTCCTTCTGAAATTCTACACGGTCTGGTTGTTTCTCCCTTTGTTCAAGAGAAGTTGTATGCGGGGGAAAAGTGCTTTTTGCCAAAAGAAACTGTCACAACTTTGACAGATCTTGAAGTTGTTCGATCAAAACCTACCATGGTTGAGGAACTTAAACAGCTCATTGGAACAGACATTGAGAAAGAGAAGCAAGAATAA
- the LOC114193456 gene encoding gibberellin-regulated protein 1-like isoform X1 has protein sequence MALSKLLVASLLASLLVLHLVHADQSELQVQPQTQASLLQQIDCNGACGARCRLSSRPRLCQRACGTCCRRCNCVPPGTAGNQEMCPCYASLTTRGGKRKCP, from the exons ATGGCGCTTTCTAAACTCCTAGTTGCTTCCCTTCTCGCCTCGCTTCTCGTTCTTCATCTCGTCCATGCCGATCAATCG GAACTGCAGGTGCAACCACAAACGCAGGCTTCTCTTCTTCAGCAGATAg ACTGTAACGGAGCGTGTGGTGCGAGGTGCCGTTTATCATCTCGTCCTCGTCTCTGCCAAAGAGCTTGTGGAACTTGTTGCAGACGCTGCAACTGCGTGCCACCTGGCACCGCCGGAAACCAAGAAATGTGTCCCTGTTATGCTAGCTTAACCACTCGTGGTGGCAAACGCAAGTGCCCTTAA
- the LOC114193456 gene encoding snakin-2-like isoform X2: MALSKLLVASLLASLLVLHLVHADQSVQPQTQASLLQQIDCNGACGARCRLSSRPRLCQRACGTCCRRCNCVPPGTAGNQEMCPCYASLTTRGGKRKCP, translated from the exons ATGGCGCTTTCTAAACTCCTAGTTGCTTCCCTTCTCGCCTCGCTTCTCGTTCTTCATCTCGTCCATGCCGATCAATCG GTGCAACCACAAACGCAGGCTTCTCTTCTTCAGCAGATAg ACTGTAACGGAGCGTGTGGTGCGAGGTGCCGTTTATCATCTCGTCCTCGTCTCTGCCAAAGAGCTTGTGGAACTTGTTGCAGACGCTGCAACTGCGTGCCACCTGGCACCGCCGGAAACCAAGAAATGTGTCCCTGTTATGCTAGCTTAACCACTCGTGGTGGCAAACGCAAGTGCCCTTAA